In Drosophila nasuta strain 15112-1781.00 chromosome 2R, ASM2355853v1, whole genome shotgun sequence, a single genomic region encodes these proteins:
- the LOC132785444 gene encoding elongation of very long chain fatty acids protein 7, with the protein MAAVNASQTDYWNFLFIELADPRTNDWFLIKSPLPLLTILGFYLYFVLSWGPRFMRDRKPFKLERTLLVYNFFQVALSVWMVYEGVVIWQYYSWRCQPVDWSRTPKAYREARVVYVYYMAKITELLDTIFFVLRKNDRQVTFLHVYHHTVMPMISWGTSKYYPGGHGTFIGWINSFVHIVMYSYYFLSAFGPQMQKYLWWKKYITNLQMIQFCCAFIHQTQLLYTDCGYPRWSVCFTLPNAVFFYFLFNDFYQKSYKKKQAAAKAKAEKEVCSNNNNNNNDSCAKNFNAAIQTSPAQKKVL; encoded by the exons atggcGGCCGTGAACGCATCACAAACAGACTATTGGAACTTTCTGTTCATCGAATTGGCTG ATCCACGCACAAATGATTGGTTCCTGATCAAGTCCCCGCTGCCCCTGCTCACCATTCTGGGCTTTTATCTGTACTTTGTGCTGTCATGGGGACCGCGTTTCATGCGCGATCGCAAACCTTTCAAGCTGGAACGCACCCTGCTGGTCTACAATTTCTTCCAGGTGGCATTGAGCGTCTGGATGGTGTACGAGGGCGTCGTCATCTGGCAATATTACAGCTGGCGTTGTCAACCCGTCGACTGGTCACGCACGCCTAAGGCATACCGCGAAGCTCGTGTCGTTTATGTTTACTACATGGCCAAGATCACCGAATTGTTGGACACTATTTTCTTTGTGCTGCGCAAGAATGATCGTCAAGTCACATTCCTGCATGTCTATCATCATACTGTTATGCCCATGATCAGCTGGGGCACTTCCAAATATTATCCTGGCGGCCATGGCACCTTCATTGGCTGGATCAACTCGTTTGTGCACATCGTTATGTACTCGTACTATTTCCTCTCTGCCTTTGGACCCCAAATGCAAAAGTATCTGTGGTGGAAGAAGTACATCACCAATCTGCAAATG ATCCAGTTCTGCTGCGCCTTCATTCATCAAACCCAATTGCTGTACACCGATTGCGGTTATCCAAGATGGTCGGTCTGCTTTACGCTGCCCAACGCTGTGTTCTTCTACTTCCTCTTCAATGACTTCTACCAGAAGTCCTACAAGAAGAAACAGGCAGCTGCCAAGGCCAAGGCTGAAAAAGAGgtctgcagcaacaacaacaacaacaacaacgatagcTGCGCCAAGAACTTTAATGCCGCCATACAAACATCGCCAGCACAAAAGAAAGTGCTGTAA
- the LOC132786165 gene encoding elongation of very long chain fatty acids protein 7 — protein sequence MTTYMKIFNERISGLSKGVDETVDSWFLMSSPGPVVTVVLIYLVFVLKIGPEYMKNRKPMDLKRIMVLYNAFQVCYSIWMCRTSIQESNVMSSIFSKKCEINRTREQNLTLYSGAWFYFFSKIIDLLDTTFFVLRKKNNQVSFLHVYHHTITVLFSWGYLKYAPGEQGVIIGILNSGVHIIMYFYYMVAAMGPQYQKYLWWKKYMTSIQLIQFVLILGYMLAVGAKGCNMPKTLTFFFVGNTIIFLYLFGNFYRKTYNKSKSIDANGSVRSGGRSLAQSALRAAGGMGCMPLQATNNGKQDARDFKPYIDLNNNSVKAMKVE from the exons ATGACGACCTATATGAAGATATTTAACGAGCGCATCTCGGGCCTATCCAAGGGTGTGG ATGAGACTGTGGACAGTTGGTTTTTAATGAGTTCACCGGGTCCGGTGGTGACTGTGGTACTGATTTATCTGGTGTTTGTGCTCAAGATTGGACCTGAGTACATGAAGAACCGTAAGCCCATGGACCTGAAGCGTATAATGGTACTGTACAATGCCTTTCAGGTGTGCTACTCCATTTGGATGTGTCGTACG TCCATCCAGGAGAGCAATGTCATGTCGTCAATATTCTCGAAGAAATGCGAAATCAATCGCACTCGCGAACAAAATCTAACCCTCTATTCGGGCGCTTGGTTCTATTTCTTCTCGAAGATCATCGATTTGCTGGATACCACGTTCTTTGTGCTGCGCAAGAAGAACAATCAGGTGTCGTTCCTGCATGTCTATCATCACACAATCACCGTACTTTTCTCTTGGGGCTATCTGAAGTATGCGCCTGGCGAACAGGGCGTCATCATTGGCATCCTCAACTCGGGTGTGCACATCATCATGTATTTCTATTACATGGTCGCCGCCATGGGACCCCAATACCAGAAGTATCTGTGGTGGAAGAAGTACATGACCAGCATCCAGCTGATTCAGTTTGTGCTCATTCTGGGCTACATGCTTGCCGTGGGCGCCAAGGGTTGCAACATGCCCAAGACGCTGACCTTCTTCTTTGTGGGCAACACGATCATTTTCCTCTATCTGTTCGGCAACTTCTATCGTAAGACCTACAACAAATCGAAGAGTATTGATGCCAACGGCTCGGTGCGCAGCGGTGGCAGGAGTCTGGCACAATCAGCTCTGCGTGCTGCTGGCGGTATGGGCTGCATGCCATTGCAAGCGACCAACAACGGTAAGCAGGATGCCAGAGATTTCAAGCCGTACATCGATCTGAATAACAACAGTGTGAAAGCCATGAAGGTGGAATAA